The following proteins come from a genomic window of Yinghuangia sp. ASG 101:
- a CDS encoding phosphotransferase family protein, translated as MSEAAIFDKGRDLDAAAAALRPWLAARLGVADVELANLVYPLGAGVSNETILFDAVHGDRVDEFVLRIAPRREHQMFLDPRFRLQYDMLVTMRRLGTVRVPEAPWFEEDPGILGQPFYLMRRMRGRVPVSMPVYNKVGWLTEATPAQRRTAWESAMEQLAAIHSVPTDEFAFVHRPEQGAAGDEQQLAYWSQFAEWALEDEIPDHVSALFEWLRANQPATCTPGLSWGDARIGNIMFDDDFRVVGVMDWEQASLGGAMADLGWWLLFDDMHSVAQGLKRLDGLGNRQETLDLWQELTGRKVENLDWHEAFAGVKAGLLGMHTRRSMKLPVAGKPSPWIARAGEISGVPTPVATGAS; from the coding sequence ATGAGCGAGGCAGCGATCTTCGACAAGGGCCGCGACCTGGACGCCGCGGCAGCCGCGCTGCGACCGTGGCTGGCCGCCCGGCTCGGCGTCGCCGACGTCGAACTGGCGAACCTCGTCTACCCGTTGGGTGCGGGTGTCTCCAACGAGACGATCCTGTTCGATGCCGTCCACGGCGACCGCGTCGACGAGTTCGTGCTGCGCATCGCCCCGCGCCGCGAGCACCAGATGTTCCTGGACCCGCGTTTCCGGCTGCAGTACGACATGCTCGTCACCATGCGCCGCCTCGGCACCGTGCGCGTCCCCGAGGCCCCGTGGTTCGAGGAGGACCCCGGGATCCTGGGCCAGCCGTTCTACCTGATGCGCCGCATGCGCGGCCGGGTGCCGGTCAGCATGCCCGTGTACAACAAGGTCGGTTGGCTCACCGAGGCGACGCCCGCGCAGCGGCGTACCGCGTGGGAGAGCGCCATGGAGCAGCTCGCCGCGATCCACTCGGTGCCGACGGACGAGTTCGCGTTCGTGCACCGGCCGGAGCAGGGGGCCGCGGGCGACGAGCAACAGCTCGCGTACTGGAGCCAGTTCGCGGAGTGGGCGCTCGAGGACGAGATACCCGACCACGTGTCGGCGCTCTTCGAGTGGCTGCGCGCGAACCAGCCGGCCACCTGTACCCCCGGCCTGTCGTGGGGCGACGCGCGGATCGGCAACATCATGTTCGACGACGACTTCCGGGTCGTCGGCGTCATGGACTGGGAGCAGGCGTCGCTGGGCGGTGCGATGGCCGACCTGGGCTGGTGGCTGCTCTTCGACGACATGCACAGCGTCGCGCAGGGCCTCAAGCGGCTCGACGGTCTCGGCAACCGGCAGGAAACCCTCGACCTGTGGCAGGAACTGACAGGCCGTAAGGTCGAGAACCTGGACTGGCACGAGGCGTTCGCCGGGGTCAAGGCGGGTCTGCTGGGCATGCACACGCGGCGTTCGATGAAGCTGCCGGTCGCCGGCAAGCCGAGCCCGTGGATCGCCCGGGCCGGCGAGATCAGCGGCGTGCCGACGCCCGTCGCGACGGGGGCGTCATGA
- a CDS encoding phosphotransferase family protein produces the protein MTFPGGVAPNDEAVVLSPEWLTALLGERHPGAVVTGVEVTERIETVATKVRFTLRYAQEVPGAPTALCAKGYFNPETRKRGAPRTEAEFYRLYADALPVRTPPWVHAAIDEETGHPLVVMRDLVPEGVVFGDPLAGFTPEQAAGALDQIAALHAATSDAARADEYAGVFPARLTSLARYFTGEKLQAQLDDGRAEGAPAKVVDGERLHAAMGAMARIGEGLPRCLVHGDVHTGNMYTTADGEPGIIDWQVVQYGAWALDVAYHMASVLAPDDLAEAERGLLDHYLDRLAAHGGTPPTRDEAWTAYREHLPYGFYMWGITRAVHRPITVRHTQRLAHAVARHGSLDLLGV, from the coding sequence ATGACGTTCCCGGGCGGCGTCGCGCCGAACGACGAAGCGGTGGTCCTGTCCCCGGAGTGGCTGACGGCCCTCCTCGGCGAACGGCACCCGGGGGCGGTCGTCACCGGGGTCGAGGTCACCGAACGCATCGAAACCGTCGCCACCAAGGTGCGGTTCACGCTCCGGTACGCCCAGGAGGTGCCGGGCGCCCCGACCGCGCTCTGCGCGAAGGGGTACTTCAACCCGGAGACGCGCAAGCGGGGGGCTCCGCGCACCGAGGCCGAGTTCTACCGGCTGTACGCGGACGCGCTGCCGGTGCGGACGCCGCCGTGGGTGCACGCGGCGATCGACGAGGAGACCGGCCATCCGCTGGTCGTGATGCGCGACCTCGTACCCGAGGGCGTCGTCTTCGGCGATCCGCTCGCGGGCTTCACCCCCGAGCAGGCGGCCGGCGCGCTGGACCAGATCGCGGCGCTGCACGCGGCGACGTCGGACGCCGCCCGGGCCGACGAGTACGCCGGGGTGTTCCCGGCCCGGCTGACCTCGCTCGCCCGGTACTTCACCGGCGAGAAGCTCCAGGCCCAGCTCGACGACGGGCGCGCGGAAGGCGCCCCGGCGAAGGTCGTCGACGGGGAGAGGCTGCACGCCGCGATGGGCGCGATGGCCCGGATCGGCGAGGGCCTGCCGCGCTGCCTGGTGCACGGCGACGTGCACACCGGCAACATGTACACGACCGCGGACGGCGAACCCGGCATCATCGACTGGCAGGTCGTGCAGTACGGCGCCTGGGCACTCGACGTCGCCTACCACATGGCGTCGGTGCTCGCCCCGGACGATCTCGCCGAAGCGGAACGCGGCCTGCTGGACCACTACCTGGACCGGTTGGCGGCGCACGGCGGGACCCCGCCGACCCGGGACGAGGCCTGGACGGCGTACCGGGAACACCTCCCGTACGGCTTCTACATGTGGGGCATCACCCGCGCGGTCCACCGGCCGATCACCGTACGGCACACCCAGCGCCTGGCCCATGCGGTGGCGCGGCACGGCAGCCTCGACCTGCTCGGGGTCTGA
- a CDS encoding class I adenylate-forming enzyme family protein, which produces MDDQVSNVRRIRDLAASCTGAAVFRHVALDGGESAFTWRELDRRSDQLAGALAGRGLGLGDRLGLALRNSPQFVLGVFAAWKLGAVPVPIRWDLPDWELARLREVVDASVHLGGDDLAWIDATADADVPDLPDVLSPSAHGICSSGSTGTPKVIVSMLPALHNPLFSRPMMENWRPVPRPQTILVLAPMYHANGLTTLFGLLSGDNMVVMEKFDAARVVDVVERHRVTTFTATPTMLQRIADLPGVDGRDLSSLDWIIQGAAPMPPSLVHRWADLIGAERIVMAYGMTEGLGLTAIRGDEWMKHPGSVGRPMRTTEIRILDPDGTEMPVGEAGDVYMRSASYGGYKYLGDAPRLKQTEDGFQTAGDVGRLDEEGYLYLLDRRVDMIITGGANVFPAEVEAALIDHPDIADVVVIGLKDPEWGRRVHAVIEPTDHAAPPTSQDVIAYAKARLAAYKVPKTVEFVDAIPRSAATKVSRGALVAARGG; this is translated from the coding sequence ATGGACGACCAAGTCAGCAACGTACGGCGGATCCGCGACCTCGCGGCGTCGTGTACGGGCGCGGCGGTGTTCCGGCACGTCGCCCTGGACGGCGGCGAAAGTGCTTTCACGTGGCGGGAGTTGGACCGCCGTTCGGATCAGCTCGCCGGTGCGCTGGCCGGGCGCGGGCTGGGCCTGGGCGACCGGCTGGGCCTGGCGCTGCGCAATTCGCCGCAGTTCGTGCTCGGGGTGTTCGCGGCGTGGAAGCTCGGCGCGGTACCCGTGCCGATCCGCTGGGACCTGCCGGACTGGGAGCTGGCCCGCCTGCGCGAGGTCGTCGACGCCAGCGTCCACCTCGGCGGCGACGACCTGGCCTGGATCGACGCGACCGCGGACGCCGACGTCCCCGACCTCCCGGACGTCCTCTCCCCCAGCGCCCACGGCATCTGCAGCAGCGGATCCACCGGCACCCCCAAGGTCATCGTCAGCATGCTCCCGGCGCTGCACAACCCGCTGTTCAGCCGGCCGATGATGGAGAACTGGCGGCCGGTGCCGCGCCCGCAGACGATCCTCGTGCTGGCGCCGATGTACCACGCCAACGGGCTGACCACGCTGTTCGGCCTGCTGTCGGGCGACAACATGGTCGTGATGGAGAAGTTCGACGCCGCGCGCGTCGTGGACGTCGTCGAGCGGCACCGCGTCACGACGTTCACCGCCACGCCGACCATGCTCCAGCGCATCGCCGACTTGCCCGGCGTCGATGGCCGCGACCTGTCCAGCCTCGACTGGATCATCCAGGGCGCCGCCCCCATGCCGCCCTCGCTGGTCCACCGCTGGGCCGACCTGATCGGCGCCGAGCGCATCGTGATGGCGTACGGCATGACCGAGGGCCTGGGCCTGACGGCGATACGCGGCGACGAGTGGATGAAGCACCCGGGCAGCGTCGGCCGTCCGATGCGGACGACCGAGATCCGCATTCTCGACCCCGACGGCACCGAGATGCCGGTCGGCGAGGCCGGCGACGTGTACATGCGGTCGGCGAGCTACGGCGGTTACAAGTATCTGGGCGACGCCCCTCGGCTCAAGCAGACCGAGGACGGGTTCCAGACCGCGGGGGACGTCGGCCGCCTCGACGAGGAGGGCTACCTCTACCTGCTCGACCGCCGCGTCGACATGATCATCACCGGCGGGGCGAACGTCTTCCCCGCCGAGGTCGAGGCCGCCCTCATCGACCACCCCGACATCGCCGACGTCGTCGTCATCGGCCTCAAGGACCCCGAATGGGGACGGCGCGTCCACGCCGTCATCGAACCGACCGACCACGCGGCACCCCCGACCTCCCAGGACGTCATCGCCTACGCCAAGGCCCGACTCGCCGCCTACAAGGTCCCCAAGACCGTCGAATTCGTCGACGCCATCCCCCGCAGTGCCGCCACCAAAGTCAGCCGAGGCGCACTCGTCGCGGCCCGCGGGGGCTGA
- a CDS encoding ABC transporter substrate-binding protein encodes MRPTKTITSIALVAALFAAAGCADRGGTSEAGEGPAAAPSASTPLSADFGDLKNVCGPGDPKSSPAQGVTAKEINVGVMSDVGFTKNHEYEDAAKVFTSWCNELGGINGRKVKSTVRDTKMVEVRQRMTEACREDFALVGGSAALDAMGTKDRLSCLLPEFPSQSTQRQNEGSDLQLTVQPGGPSYFRYAGFYEWLVKDAYPQSAGAVGIIAGDSPVTKVSVDQRAEFFQSRGTPMSYTELYPAAGVSSWTPYAQNIKNKGVKGLIFMGDYTSLAKLEQELTAMDYKLDWIDANSNAYGQKFLGLAGDKVLNFQNNLADISGTYPLENGTANPATKQVLELFAKYAPNAEVTLPGVKAFSSWLLFAKSAASCGDDLTRKCLVDAARKETAWTGGGLQAPIDLSAQDAPAKCMNIEKATADGWKPAPEFQPSQGAYTCDIASYKLTGDYGKPGTLADVGKSLNDLK; translated from the coding sequence GTGAGACCCACCAAGACCATCACCAGCATCGCGCTGGTGGCCGCGCTGTTCGCCGCGGCCGGATGCGCCGACCGGGGCGGCACATCCGAAGCCGGCGAAGGCCCGGCCGCCGCGCCGTCGGCGAGCACCCCGCTGTCCGCCGATTTCGGTGATCTGAAGAACGTGTGCGGCCCCGGCGACCCGAAGAGTTCGCCGGCCCAAGGCGTCACCGCCAAGGAGATCAACGTCGGCGTCATGTCGGACGTCGGCTTCACCAAGAACCACGAATACGAGGACGCGGCCAAGGTCTTCACCAGCTGGTGCAACGAACTCGGCGGCATCAACGGCCGCAAGGTCAAGTCGACCGTCCGGGACACCAAGATGGTGGAGGTCCGGCAGCGCATGACCGAGGCGTGCCGCGAGGACTTCGCCTTGGTCGGCGGAAGCGCGGCCCTGGACGCCATGGGTACCAAGGACCGGCTGTCGTGCCTGCTGCCGGAGTTCCCCTCGCAGTCGACGCAGCGCCAGAACGAGGGCTCCGACCTCCAGCTCACGGTGCAGCCGGGCGGGCCGTCGTACTTCCGCTACGCGGGGTTCTACGAGTGGCTGGTCAAGGACGCGTACCCGCAGTCCGCGGGCGCGGTCGGCATCATCGCGGGTGACTCGCCGGTCACCAAGGTCTCGGTCGACCAGCGCGCCGAGTTCTTCCAGTCCCGCGGGACGCCCATGTCCTACACCGAGCTGTACCCGGCGGCGGGTGTGTCCAGTTGGACGCCGTACGCGCAGAACATCAAGAACAAGGGCGTCAAGGGCCTGATCTTCATGGGCGACTACACCTCTCTGGCGAAGCTGGAGCAGGAGTTGACCGCCATGGACTACAAGCTCGACTGGATCGACGCCAACAGCAACGCGTACGGGCAGAAGTTCCTCGGCCTCGCCGGTGACAAGGTGCTGAACTTCCAGAACAACCTGGCCGACATCAGCGGCACCTACCCGCTGGAGAACGGCACCGCCAACCCGGCGACCAAGCAGGTCCTGGAACTGTTCGCGAAGTACGCGCCCAACGCCGAGGTGACGCTTCCGGGAGTCAAGGCGTTCTCGTCGTGGCTGCTGTTCGCCAAGTCGGCCGCGAGCTGCGGGGACGACCTGACACGCAAGTGCCTCGTCGACGCCGCGCGCAAGGAGACCGCGTGGACCGGTGGCGGTTTGCAGGCGCCCATCGACCTCTCGGCCCAGGACGCCCCGGCGAAGTGCATGAACATCGAGAAGGCGACCGCCGACGGCTGGAAGCCCGCCCCCGAGTTCCAGCCGAGCCAGGGCGCGTACACCTGCGACATCGCGTCGTACAAGCTCACGGGTGACTACGGGAAGCCCGGGACGCTGGCCGACGTGGGCAAGAGCCTGAACGACCTCAAGTAG
- a CDS encoding AMP-binding protein translates to MRTIPADLVKKYEAEGWWTRETLGDLVVRGLEAAPDTGFHVHSAVRPWSGTFADVELVARRLAAGLRDRGVGPGDTVVVQLPNWMEAAAVFWASSFLGAVVVPVVHFYGRKELGHILTTTRPKVFVCAERFGRNEHQPDLYADVPVVGVVGRDFDDLLADEPMRDVLPADPDSPAVIAFTSGTTRAPKGVVHNHRTLGFETRQLAERYPADRGHQITNAPVGHFMGMLTAFLVPVIDGMPINLTDVWDPAQILRLMTENDLTFGGGAAYHLTSLLDHPEWRPEHLPAMRYAGLGGSAVPTTVTRRLADLGIIAFRAYGSTEHPSITASFSTAPEDKRLNTDGAALLGVEVRIADDGEILSRGPELCLGYTDAELTAAHFDDEGWYHTGDIGVIDADGYLTITDRKSDLIIRGGENISALEVEEALLAMPAVAEAVVVAAPDARLGEHAAAFLRLRPEHTMPSLDEMRAHLEQVGLARQKWPEELHEADDFPRNATGKIQKFLLRRQLREAAGA, encoded by the coding sequence ATGCGCACCATTCCCGCCGACCTGGTGAAGAAGTACGAGGCGGAGGGGTGGTGGACGCGGGAGACCCTCGGCGACCTGGTCGTACGCGGTCTCGAAGCGGCCCCGGACACGGGTTTCCACGTCCACTCGGCGGTCCGCCCGTGGTCGGGGACCTTCGCCGACGTCGAACTCGTCGCCCGCCGACTCGCCGCGGGCCTGCGCGATCGCGGCGTGGGCCCCGGCGACACCGTGGTGGTCCAGCTGCCGAACTGGATGGAGGCGGCGGCGGTCTTCTGGGCGTCGTCGTTCCTCGGCGCGGTCGTGGTGCCGGTCGTGCACTTCTACGGCCGCAAGGAACTCGGCCACATCCTCACCACCACCCGGCCGAAGGTGTTCGTGTGCGCCGAGCGGTTCGGCCGCAACGAGCACCAGCCCGACCTGTACGCCGACGTGCCGGTCGTCGGTGTGGTCGGCCGCGACTTCGACGACCTGCTCGCCGACGAGCCGATGCGGGACGTCCTGCCCGCGGACCCCGATTCCCCCGCGGTCATCGCGTTCACGTCCGGCACCACGCGCGCCCCCAAGGGCGTCGTCCACAACCACCGCACCCTCGGGTTCGAGACGCGCCAACTCGCCGAGCGCTACCCGGCGGACCGCGGGCACCAGATCACCAACGCCCCGGTCGGCCACTTCATGGGCATGCTGACCGCGTTCCTCGTGCCGGTGATCGACGGCATGCCGATCAACCTCACGGACGTCTGGGACCCGGCGCAGATCCTCCGCCTCATGACGGAGAACGACTTGACGTTCGGCGGGGGCGCGGCGTACCACCTGACGAGCCTGCTGGACCACCCCGAGTGGCGGCCCGAGCACCTGCCGGCGATGCGGTACGCGGGCCTCGGCGGCTCCGCCGTCCCCACGACCGTCACGCGGCGGCTCGCGGATCTGGGCATCATCGCGTTCCGCGCGTACGGCAGCACGGAACACCCGTCCATCACCGCGTCGTTCTCGACCGCGCCGGAGGACAAGCGCCTCAACACCGACGGCGCGGCGCTGCTCGGCGTCGAGGTCAGGATCGCGGACGACGGCGAAATCCTCAGCCGGGGGCCGGAGTTGTGCCTCGGCTACACCGACGCCGAGCTGACCGCCGCGCACTTCGACGACGAAGGCTGGTACCACACCGGCGACATCGGCGTCATCGACGCCGACGGCTACCTCACCATCACCGACCGCAAGTCGGACCTGATCATCCGCGGCGGCGAGAACATCTCCGCCCTGGAGGTCGAGGAGGCGCTGCTCGCCATGCCGGCCGTCGCCGAGGCCGTCGTCGTCGCGGCCCCCGACGCGCGACTCGGCGAACACGCCGCGGCGTTCCTGCGGTTGCGGCCCGAGCACACCATGCCGAGCCTCGACGAGATGCGCGCGCACCTCGAACAGGTGGGACTGGCGCGGCAGAAGTGGCCGGAAGAGCTGCACGAGGCCGACGACTTCCCGCGGAACGCCACCGGCAAGATCCAGAAGTTCCTGCTGCGGCGGCAGCTGCGCGAGGCCGCCGGCGCCTGA
- a CDS encoding DUF7691 family protein gives MSFSLTLFVVDPDTAHNAIGSKDVRMRRAIGGRFKREMARDDDYFSSQIADGAPTRYEALTAVVDGGPFDEAHGFQYGYAYRMICAFHGRMIVTSNFSPFRAGWLERVDEGLKSLGVTAVRVAEFGYGLPSALPYTDLPGHGVWTAAECATALEQYEAATEDQFAALDREVREAADEAATWLQSARAAQGRGIVGFMS, from the coding sequence ATGAGCTTCTCGCTGACGCTGTTCGTCGTCGACCCCGACACCGCCCACAACGCCATCGGTTCGAAGGATGTCCGCATGCGCCGGGCCATCGGAGGGCGCTTCAAGCGCGAAATGGCCCGGGACGACGACTACTTCTCCTCCCAGATCGCCGACGGCGCGCCGACCCGCTACGAAGCGCTGACCGCGGTCGTCGACGGCGGGCCGTTCGACGAGGCGCACGGCTTCCAGTACGGGTACGCGTACCGCATGATCTGCGCCTTCCACGGGCGGATGATCGTGACGAGCAACTTCTCGCCGTTCCGGGCCGGTTGGCTGGAGCGCGTCGACGAGGGCCTGAAGTCGCTGGGTGTCACGGCCGTCCGGGTGGCCGAGTTCGGCTACGGGCTTCCCTCGGCGCTCCCCTACACCGACCTCCCGGGCCACGGCGTCTGGACGGCCGCGGAGTGCGCGACCGCACTGGAGCAGTACGAGGCCGCCACCGAGGACCAGTTCGCGGCACTGGACCGCGAAGTCCGCGAAGCCGCCGACGAGGCCGCCACGTGGCTCCAATCCGCCCGCGCGGCCCAGGGCCGCGGCATCGTGGGGTTCATGTCCTGA
- a CDS encoding arylsulfatase, which translates to MTEPSPRRTRQLTADAEGLQYPHDPRPRDGAPDVLVIVLDDLGFAQIGAFGSDIATPNMDRLAAGGLRYNRFHVTALCSPTRASLLTGRNHHAVGVGFLVDIPIAYQGYNARVPKSAATLPRILKDSGYSTMAVGKWHLTPRWERSPSGPFDRWPLGFGFERFYGFLQGDANHWAPELVCDNHYVEQPRTPEDGYHLSEDLVDTATRMILDQKQATPDKPYFMYLAFGAMHSPHHVAPEWVEPYRGRFDQGWERWREETFARQVAAGIVPEGTVLPERPPWIQEWDALDPDDRRMFARMQEVYAGFLTHTDAQIGRLLDFLERTGRLDNTLVLLMSDNGASAEGGQLGTVNEHRFSSRMGDSTARNLAEAETWGGPDTYPHYAWGWAWAGNTPLRLWKRYTWLGGTRAPLIAHWPDGIAARGEIRGQIAHAADLMPTILDVCGVDAPDVVDGVPQQEIAGRSLTATFADPDAPAPRTTQYFEMLGSRSVIRGEWKATTDHVSRGVLDEERLLLGSRDFATDRWSLFHLADDFAEAHDLADQHPDLVEELEDLWFDEAERNHVLPLDDTMQERLAALIFPTYGVPKRGRYLPGGGPVRDETLPPLFAGFTLTADIEVPDDAAHGVLAALGDLTGGFVLRVAEGRLAFTCSRAGETDRVIADRPLAPGRRTVGVRYRPGDGSPDAAGTFVLLDDGAEIASAPVGGPWPTAFQHGGAGLSIGHDRGLPVDRAYRPPHAWNGVLHEVAVDTGTTPEPDLATELRTALHSD; encoded by the coding sequence ATGACCGAGCCGTCACCGCGCCGGACGCGCCAACTGACCGCGGACGCCGAGGGGTTGCAGTATCCGCACGACCCGAGGCCCCGGGACGGAGCGCCCGACGTCCTGGTGATCGTGCTCGACGACCTCGGATTCGCGCAGATCGGCGCTTTCGGCTCCGATATCGCGACCCCGAATATGGACCGGCTGGCCGCCGGCGGATTGCGCTACAACCGCTTCCACGTGACGGCCCTGTGTTCGCCGACCCGCGCGAGTTTGCTCACCGGCCGCAATCACCACGCCGTGGGCGTGGGATTTCTGGTCGACATTCCGATCGCCTACCAGGGATACAACGCCCGCGTCCCGAAAAGCGCCGCCACGCTGCCCCGGATTCTCAAGGACTCCGGATATTCGACGATGGCGGTCGGGAAATGGCACCTGACGCCGCGCTGGGAGCGCTCCCCGTCGGGCCCGTTCGACCGGTGGCCGCTCGGCTTCGGCTTCGAGCGCTTCTACGGGTTCCTGCAGGGCGACGCGAACCACTGGGCACCCGAACTGGTGTGCGACAACCACTATGTCGAGCAGCCGCGGACACCGGAGGACGGCTACCACCTCAGCGAGGACCTGGTCGACACCGCGACGCGGATGATCCTCGACCAGAAGCAGGCGACGCCCGACAAGCCGTACTTCATGTACCTGGCCTTCGGCGCGATGCACTCGCCGCACCACGTCGCACCGGAATGGGTGGAACCGTACCGGGGCCGCTTCGACCAGGGCTGGGAGCGGTGGCGCGAGGAGACCTTCGCGCGGCAGGTCGCCGCCGGGATCGTGCCCGAGGGGACCGTGCTGCCCGAGCGACCGCCGTGGATCCAGGAGTGGGACGCCCTCGACCCCGACGACCGGCGCATGTTCGCCCGCATGCAGGAGGTCTACGCCGGGTTCCTCACCCACACCGACGCGCAGATCGGCCGCCTGCTCGACTTCCTCGAACGCACCGGACGGCTCGACAACACGCTTGTGCTCCTGATGTCCGACAACGGCGCCAGCGCGGAAGGCGGCCAACTCGGCACCGTCAACGAGCACCGCTTCTCGTCGCGCATGGGCGACAGCACCGCGCGGAACCTCGCCGAGGCGGAGACCTGGGGCGGCCCCGACACCTACCCCCACTACGCGTGGGGGTGGGCCTGGGCCGGCAACACACCCCTGAGGCTGTGGAAGCGCTACACATGGCTCGGCGGGACGCGGGCGCCGCTCATCGCGCACTGGCCGGACGGCATCGCCGCACGCGGGGAGATCCGCGGCCAGATCGCGCACGCGGCCGACCTCATGCCGACCATCCTGGACGTGTGCGGCGTCGACGCGCCCGACGTCGTCGACGGCGTCCCGCAGCAGGAGATCGCCGGACGCTCGCTGACCGCGACGTTCGCCGACCCGGACGCCCCGGCGCCGCGCACCACGCAGTACTTCGAGATGCTGGGCTCGCGCTCCGTCATCCGCGGCGAGTGGAAGGCGACGACCGACCACGTGTCGCGCGGGGTGCTCGACGAGGAGCGTCTGCTGCTCGGCAGCCGGGACTTCGCGACCGACCGATGGTCGTTGTTCCACCTCGCCGACGACTTCGCTGAGGCTCACGACCTGGCCGACCAACACCCGGACCTGGTCGAGGAGTTGGAGGACCTGTGGTTCGACGAGGCGGAGCGCAACCATGTCCTGCCGCTCGACGACACGATGCAGGAACGCCTCGCGGCACTGATCTTCCCGACGTACGGGGTCCCGAAGCGGGGCCGCTACCTGCCGGGCGGAGGCCCGGTGCGCGACGAGACGCTGCCGCCGCTGTTCGCCGGATTCACGCTCACCGCCGACATCGAGGTGCCCGACGACGCGGCGCACGGCGTGCTGGCCGCGCTCGGTGACCTGACGGGCGGCTTCGTGCTGCGCGTGGCGGAGGGACGGCTCGCGTTCACGTGCTCGCGGGCCGGCGAGACCGACCGGGTGATCGCGGACCGCCCGCTGGCGCCGGGACGCCGCACGGTCGGCGTGCGCTATCGGCCGGGCGACGGATCACCGGACGCGGCGGGCACGTTCGTGCTGCTGGACGACGGTGCGGAGATCGCCTCCGCCCCCGTCGGCGGACCGTGGCCCACGGCCTTCCAACACGGCGGCGCGGGCCTGAGCATCGGCCACGACCGCGGCCTGCCCGTCGACCGGGCCTACCGGCCGCCGCACGCGTGGAACGGCGTCCTGCACGAGGTCGCCGTCGACACCGGGACGACCCCCGAACCGGACCTGGCCACGGAGTTGCGCACGGCACTGCACAGCGACTGA
- a CDS encoding DUF2795 domain-containing protein encodes MFLDRRSDKHGQRVDAALEAEVAAEIRSGQRIRAEDWREPEPVGDDQHAPYPRGGPAPGIGEDLDAGEVEMRSELARHLDRNAFPADRAALDRALTARYAPEPLVGAVRDRLPGGRWFHNVDEAVHAMRG; translated from the coding sequence ATGTTCTTGGACCGCAGAAGCGACAAACACGGTCAACGCGTGGACGCGGCACTCGAAGCCGAAGTGGCCGCCGAGATCCGCAGCGGTCAGCGCATCCGCGCCGAGGACTGGCGGGAGCCGGAGCCCGTAGGCGACGACCAGCACGCCCCGTACCCGCGCGGCGGGCCCGCGCCCGGCATCGGCGAGGACCTGGACGCCGGCGAGGTCGAAATGCGCTCCGAACTCGCCCGGCACCTCGACCGCAACGCGTTCCCCGCCGACCGGGCCGCGCTCGACCGGGCGCTGACCGCACGGTACGCCCCCGAACCGCTGGTCGGCGCGGTGCGCGACCGCCTCCCCGGGGGCCGCTGGTTCCACAATGTCGACGAGGCCGTCCACGCCATGCGGGGATGA
- a CDS encoding Dps family protein, with amino-acid sequence MATSSSRPPAYTVPGMDPSEGLNVAKILQDRLHALNDLHLTLKHVHWNVVGPHFIAVHEMLDPMVADVRTMADDTAERIATLGCSPVGTPGRLVAERSWDDYTLGRADAIAHLGALDMVFSGVCADHRAAVTGTDEIDPMTQDMLIGQLRELEKAQWFIRAHLERPGGTLATAGAKSQTDAAEKALHGVNGHG; translated from the coding sequence ATGGCCACCTCGTCGAGCCGACCCCCCGCCTACACCGTCCCCGGCATGGACCCCAGTGAGGGCCTGAACGTCGCGAAGATCCTCCAGGACCGCCTGCACGCGCTCAACGACCTGCACCTCACGCTCAAGCACGTGCACTGGAACGTCGTGGGCCCGCACTTCATCGCCGTCCACGAAATGCTCGACCCGATGGTGGCGGACGTCCGCACGATGGCCGACGACACCGCCGAGCGCATCGCGACCCTGGGGTGTTCGCCCGTCGGGACCCCGGGGCGGCTCGTCGCGGAGCGTTCGTGGGACGACTACACCCTCGGCCGCGCGGACGCGATCGCCCACCTCGGCGCGCTCGACATGGTGTTCTCCGGCGTCTGCGCCGACCACCGCGCCGCCGTCACCGGGACGGACGAGATCGACCCGATGACGCAGGACATGCTCATCGGACAGCTGCGCGAGCTGGAGAAGGCGCAGTGGTTCATCCGCGCCCACCTCGAACGCCCCGGCGGCACGCTCGCCACGGCCGGCGCGAAGTCGCAGACCGACGCCGCGGAGAAGGCGCTGCACGGCGTCAACGGGCACGGCTGA